The DNA region AAGAAATTATTGATGCCGCGGCGCAGAGCGGGTTGCTTGAACGAAGAGTTTTCATTGCAGACGGCAACGCACTTGTACTCTCCACGGCTAAGCTGATGGAGATAATGAACTATCTCTATGAGAAAGCCCCGGATATTGAAAGGATCACCATGTACGCAAACATAGGGGACATACTCAGAAAATCAGTTGAAGACCTCACACGTCTCCGGGAAAACGGCCTCAGCATGGTCTACATAGGTTTTGAGAGCGGAGACGATGTGGTTCTTGAGAGAATAGAGAAGGGAGCGAATTTTGCCGAGACAGTTGAAGCCTCAAGAAAACTGAAAGCCTCCGGGATAATGAATTCGGTCATGGTGCTTCTCGGCATCGGCGGGAAGGACAGGAGCAGGGAACACGCTTTGGCTACCGGGAAGCTTCTTACCGAGTGTGACCCGGAATACGTCGGGGCTCTTTCTCTCCAGCTTAAAAAAAAAAAAACGATTTACCAGCAATGGC from Candidatus Dadabacteria bacterium includes:
- a CDS encoding radical SAM protein, translating into MTEYVTPFFRPPSEHKSFILQATIGCSHNKCTYCAMYRKETQKFRVRPMGEIKEIIDAAAQSGLLERRVFIADGNALVLSTAKLMEIMNYLYEKAPDIERITMYANIGDILRKSVEDLTRLRENGLSMVYIGFESGDDVVLERIEKGANFAETVEASRKLKASGIMNSVMVLLGIGGKDRSREHALATGKLLTECDPEYVGALSLQLKKKKTIYQQW